The following is a genomic window from Crocinitomicaceae bacterium.
TTGAATATAGTGGCCCGCCCAGCAAGTTAAGTTGATGTCCTGTTGTAATACAAAAGGTATTCTGATTTTTAAGTGAAAGAATATTTTTTTTTGAGCTTTCTGACAAGGAAATTTGAGCATTCTGTTTTGCTAAAATATCATAGAGAAGATTTCTGTCTACAGCAAATTCTTCTTTTTTATTGAGTTTGTTTAGAATGGCTTCGTCAGAATAAAATTGTTTACAAAATTCAGTCACACGATCATTCTCCCCAACATAATCTTTAATTAGGTCAGGAATGGAACGAAATTGAGAAAAAGGGTATGAATTTTTCAGCATAGATCAAAATTAACCCAATTTTGCTATATCTGCAATCATGGATACGAATCAAACTTTAAGACGAAAATGGTGAAGAGATATTGTAAAAAAAAAGCCACTTGTCAATACAAATGGCTTTTTGAAATATGATGGTGCTAATTATCCTACCAATTCTGCATCAGAGAAATGGAAAGCAATTTCAATTGCAGCATTGTCATCAGAGTCTGAACCATGCACAGCGTTTTCTGCTTTTGATTTTGCGAATTTTTTCCGAATGGTTCCTTCAGCAGCTTCAGCAGGATCAGTTGATCCAATCAATTTTCTGAAATCAACTACTGCGTTATCTTTTTCTAATGCCATAGATACAATAGGGCCACTTGACATGTACGCTACAAGTTCTCCATAAAAGGGACGTTCTTTGTGAACTTCATAAAAAGCACCTGCGCGCTCTTTAGATAGTTGTGTCAATTTCATTCCTTTAATTTTGTAGCCGGCGGCAATAATCATGTCAATAATTTTGCCGGCATGTCCTGCAGCAACTGCTTCAGGTTTAATCATGGTAAATGTTCGGTTGGTAGCCATACGTATAAAATTTTGTGCAAAGATAGATAGAGTTTTATTATCAGAACAATAAAAATAAAGTTGAACAAACCGGAAATAAAAAACCCTGTCCTTTTTATTTGACAGGGTTTTTAAAGTTTATTTACTGTTTATTATTTGAATTGAGCCTTGGCCTTCAAATGGAGTACCGTTCTCAGCAACTCCTGTAAA
Proteins encoded in this region:
- a CDS encoding nucleoside-diphosphate kinase: MATNRTFTMIKPEAVAAGHAGKIIDMIIAAGYKIKGMKLTQLSKERAGAFYEVHKERPFYGELVAYMSSGPIVSMALEKDNAVVDFRKLIGSTDPAEAAEGTIRKKFAKSKAENAVHGSDSDDNAAIEIAFHFSDAELVG